From Canis lupus familiaris isolate Mischka breed German Shepherd chromosome 16, alternate assembly UU_Cfam_GSD_1.0, whole genome shotgun sequence, one genomic window encodes:
- the OR9A4 gene encoding olfactory receptor family 9 subfamily A member 4 — translation MLGNQSSATEFYLLGFPGSKELHHLLFATFFFFYSVTLMGNMVIILIVCADKRLQSPMYFFLGHLSALEILVTSVIVPVMLWGLLLPGMQTISLAACVTQLFLYLSLGTTEFALLGAMAVDRYVAVCNPLRYNVIMNSRTCIWVVIVSWVFGFLFQIWPVYATFQLTFCKSNVVNNFFCDRGQLLKLSCNNTLFIEFILFLMAVFVLFGSLIPTIISYTYIISTILKIPSASGRRKAFSTCASHFTCVVIGYGSCLFLYVKPKQTQAADYNRVVSLMVSVVTPFLNPFIFTLRNDKVIEALWDGMKRCCQLFNN, via the coding sequence ATGTTGGGGAATCAGTCTAGTGCCACTGAATTTTATCTCCTTGGCTTCCCTGGCTCCAAGGAACTACACCATCTTCTCTTTgctaccttcttcttcttctactcaGTGACATTAATGGGAAACATGGTCATCATCTTGATTGTGTGTGCTGATAAACGTCTGCAGTCccccatgtatttcttccttgGTCACCTCTCTGCCTTGGAGATCTTGGTTACATCTGTTATTGTGCCTGTGATGCTTTGGGGGTTGCTGCTCCCTGGGATGCAGACGATATCTTTGGCTGCATGTGTCACCCAGCTCTTCCTGTACCTTTCTCTGGGGACCACCGAGTTTGCATTACTGGGAGCAATGGCTGTGGACCGTTATGTGGCTGTCTGTAACCCTTTGAGGTACAATGTCATTATGAACAGCCGCACCTGTATCTGGGTGGTCATTGTGTCATGGGTGTTTGGTTTCCTATTTCAAATCTGGCCAGTGTATGCCACATTTCAGCTTACGTTCTGCAAATCCAATGTGGTGAACAATTTCTTCTGTGACCGAGGGCAATTGCTCAAACTATCCTGCAACAATACTCTTTTCATAGAGTTTATTCTATTCCTAATGgctgtctttgttctttttggttCTCTGATCCCTACAATCATCTCCTACACCTACATCATCTCCACCATCCTCAAGATTCCCTCAGCCTCTGGGCGAAGGAAAGCCTTTTCTACGTGTGCGTCCCACTTCACTTGTGTTGTGATCGGCTATGGCAGTTGCTTGTTCCTCTATGTGAAACCCAAGCAAACACAGGCGGCAGATTACAATAGAGTGGTTTCCTTGATGGTTTCAGTGGTTACTCCTTTCCTCAACCCTTTCATCTTCACCCTTCGAAATGACAAAGTCATAGAAGCCCTATGGGATGGAATGAAAAGATGCTGTCAACTATTCAATAactaa
- the CLEC5A gene encoding C-type lectin domain family 5 member A isoform X3, whose product MNWHMIISVLTIVVLKIVGMTLFLLYFPQIFGGSEDSLLPTEIYGRVSPTFGSSDVSSVPTESSRTACSRTWYFLQRRCFWLSPFELSWNKSRDFCKREASTLAIVDTPEKLKFLQDKTGAEKYFIGLYQQEKNRWHWIDNSVFNGNITNQHQNFNCVTIGLTNTYDAAPCDVNFRWICEKEAK is encoded by the exons ATGAACTGGCACATGATCATCTCTGTACTTACCATAGTGGTGCTTAAAATTGTTGGGATGACCTTATTTCTGCTTTATT TCCCACAGATTTTTGGCGGAAGTGAAGACAGCCTCCTTCCCACTGAGATCTATGGAAGAG TGTCACCGACTTTTGGGAGCAGTGATGTCAGTTCAGTTCCCACAGAGAGTTCTAGAACAG CTTGCTCCAGGACGTGgtattttcttcaaagaagatgcTTTTGGTTGTCCCCTTTTGAACTGTCTTGGAACAAAAGCAGGGACTTTTGCAAAAGAGAAGCATCCACTTTGGCCATTGTCGACACACCAGAAAAACTG AAATTTCTCCAGGACAAAACTGGTGCTGAGAAGTATTTTATTGGCTTATACCAGCAAGAAAAGAACAGATGGCATTGGATAGACAACTCCGTGTTCAATGGCAA CATTACCAATCAGCATCAGAACTTCAACTGTGTGACCATTGGCCTAACAAATACATATGATGCTGCACCTTGTGATGTCAACTTCCGCTGGATCTGTGAGAAGGAGGCCAAATGA
- the CLEC5A gene encoding C-type lectin domain family 5 member A isoform X2, with protein MNWHMIISVLTIVVLKIVGMTLFLLYFPQIFGGSEDSLLPTEIYGRACSRTWYFLQRRCFWLSPFELSWNKSRDFCKREASTLAIVDTPEKLKFLQDKTGAEKYFIGLYQQEKNRWHWIDNSVFNGNKPSLPPVASPNMFHEARSSQRISAQSPPHILCPQCWGPVERERQDLSPTPNSHPANATAHTRPSNMHPVVAVQPYISLLDLQMLSAHLPVPLN; from the exons ATGAACTGGCACATGATCATCTCTGTACTTACCATAGTGGTGCTTAAAATTGTTGGGATGACCTTATTTCTGCTTTATT TCCCACAGATTTTTGGCGGAAGTGAAGACAGCCTCCTTCCCACTGAGATCTATGGAAGAG CTTGCTCCAGGACGTGgtattttcttcaaagaagatgcTTTTGGTTGTCCCCTTTTGAACTGTCTTGGAACAAAAGCAGGGACTTTTGCAAAAGAGAAGCATCCACTTTGGCCATTGTCGACACACCAGAAAAACTG AAATTTCTCCAGGACAAAACTGGTGCTGAGAAGTATTTTATTGGCTTATACCAGCAAGAAAAGAACAGATGGCATTGGATAGACAACTCCGTGTTCAATGGCAA TAAACCAAGCCTGCCACCAGTTGCTTCTCCGAATAT GTTTCACGAAGCACGTTCTTCCCAGAGGATCTCTGCACAGTCTCCACCACATATCCTCTGTCCACAGTGCTGGGGGCCtgttgagagggagagacaagacCTATCCCCTACTCCAAATTCACATCCCGCTAATGCCACAGCCCATACCAGGCCCTCCAACATGCATCCAGTTGTGGCTGTTCAGCCATATATTTCTCTTCTAGATCTTCAAATGCTCTCAGCTCACCTCCCTGTGCCACTAAATTGA
- the CLEC5A gene encoding C-type lectin domain family 5 member A isoform X1 — MNWHMIISVLTIVVLKIVGMTLFLLYFPQIFGGSEDSLLPTEIYGRVSPTFGSSDVSSVPTESSRTACSRTWYFLQRRCFWLSPFELSWNKSRDFCKREASTLAIVDTPEKLKFLQDKTGAEKYFIGLYQQEKNRWHWIDNSVFNGNKPSLPPVASPNMFHEARSSQRISAQSPPHILCPQCWGPVERERQDLSPTPNSHPANATAHTRPSNMHPVVAVQPYISLLDLQMLSAHLPVPLN; from the exons ATGAACTGGCACATGATCATCTCTGTACTTACCATAGTGGTGCTTAAAATTGTTGGGATGACCTTATTTCTGCTTTATT TCCCACAGATTTTTGGCGGAAGTGAAGACAGCCTCCTTCCCACTGAGATCTATGGAAGAG TGTCACCGACTTTTGGGAGCAGTGATGTCAGTTCAGTTCCCACAGAGAGTTCTAGAACAG CTTGCTCCAGGACGTGgtattttcttcaaagaagatgcTTTTGGTTGTCCCCTTTTGAACTGTCTTGGAACAAAAGCAGGGACTTTTGCAAAAGAGAAGCATCCACTTTGGCCATTGTCGACACACCAGAAAAACTG AAATTTCTCCAGGACAAAACTGGTGCTGAGAAGTATTTTATTGGCTTATACCAGCAAGAAAAGAACAGATGGCATTGGATAGACAACTCCGTGTTCAATGGCAA TAAACCAAGCCTGCCACCAGTTGCTTCTCCGAATAT GTTTCACGAAGCACGTTCTTCCCAGAGGATCTCTGCACAGTCTCCACCACATATCCTCTGTCCACAGTGCTGGGGGCCtgttgagagggagagacaagacCTATCCCCTACTCCAAATTCACATCCCGCTAATGCCACAGCCCATACCAGGCCCTCCAACATGCATCCAGTTGTGGCTGTTCAGCCATATATTTCTCTTCTAGATCTTCAAATGCTCTCAGCTCACCTCCCTGTGCCACTAAATTGA
- the CLEC5A gene encoding C-type lectin domain family 5 member A isoform X4: protein MNWHMIISVLTIVVLKIVGMTLFLLYFPQIFGGSEDSLLPTEIYGRVSPTFGSSDVSSVPTESSRTACSRTWYFLQRRCFWLSPFELSWNKSRDFCKREASTLAIVDTPEKLKFLQDKTGAEKYFIGLYQQEKNRWHWIDNSVFNGNKPSLPPVASPNMN from the exons ATGAACTGGCACATGATCATCTCTGTACTTACCATAGTGGTGCTTAAAATTGTTGGGATGACCTTATTTCTGCTTTATT TCCCACAGATTTTTGGCGGAAGTGAAGACAGCCTCCTTCCCACTGAGATCTATGGAAGAG TGTCACCGACTTTTGGGAGCAGTGATGTCAGTTCAGTTCCCACAGAGAGTTCTAGAACAG CTTGCTCCAGGACGTGgtattttcttcaaagaagatgcTTTTGGTTGTCCCCTTTTGAACTGTCTTGGAACAAAAGCAGGGACTTTTGCAAAAGAGAAGCATCCACTTTGGCCATTGTCGACACACCAGAAAAACTG AAATTTCTCCAGGACAAAACTGGTGCTGAGAAGTATTTTATTGGCTTATACCAGCAAGAAAAGAACAGATGGCATTGGATAGACAACTCCGTGTTCAATGGCAA TAAACCAAGCCTGCCACCAGTTGCTTCTCCGAATAT GAACTGA